The Methylomonas rhizoryzae genome includes the window GTTTCGCCAATAAAACCGCTCAAGGCGTCGTTAACTTTGAATTCGGCATGACGTGCGGGAAACGCCCGCGCAAAATTTTCGCGGGCCGAAGCGACTGCCATAAAGGATTCGTCTACAAAGGTGACCGTTGCGTTTGGCAATAACAAGGCCAATTTCATGCCGACGATGCCGTTGCCGCAACCTAAATCGATCAGTTGCCGGTATTCCGGGTTATCCGGCAAGTGCTGAAGCAAAAACCGGGTACCGATATCCAAACTGTCGCGGGAAAATACGTTGGCATGATTGCTGATCACCCAATCGGAATGCTCCAAGCGGTACGCAAGCGGATAAGGATTGATAGGAGGAACCAAGTTCGGATCCGGATCGGCAAAGATCAGACGGGCTTTTTTTACCGCTAACGAAGTTCGGGTCGGACCTAGTAAACCTTCCAGCAGTTTCCAAACTCCTGCCGGCAGATTTTTCACCATTCCGGCCACGATGACTTGGCTGTTTGATTGCAAAAACGGTCGTAAACGATGCAGCTGATATTCCAGTAAGGCCAAATTCTTGGGCACTTTGACCAATAAGTAATCGATCGCTTTACTCGGCCGGCTCAAACTATCCAGCAAATTCACCGCTTCTACATCTATCCCGTTCATACGGCAATTTTGCAGGGTTGCCTGTTGCGACAAATACGAATCGGAAATAGCAATCGGCGAATAGGCATGCAGCGCAAGACTCAAAGCCCCGAAGCTATCGTTCAGCAACACGATGCTAGAGTCTTGGTTTAGCTTATCGCCCGCTAAAAACTCGAGCAAATATTCGTCGGCGGCATCCCAAGCGCGCAGTTGATCGTGCTTGCGGTAAGGCAATCGCCTTAATTCGAAACGGCCGTACGGAGAATAGAAGATCGACATGAGAGCGGGTGGTTGACAGCGACAAACTGCCACGCGACGAATTGCCACATTTAAAATCTATATGCTATTAGTTAGACTACTGGCGACTCTTGTATGCGTCCCGAAAGGGAAAAGAGTTACTTCCCTCTCCTCAGGTCAGGTTTCTTGTCGTACCTGACCTTTTTTTGCAGCATTCGCTAAACAATCAATGCGGCGCAAACAAGCGTTTGAAGTTTTGAGTGGATAGTTCGGCAATTTCCTCTATCGTAGTCCCGCGCAACTCGGCTATATGTTCCGCCACGTGACGCACATATAAGGGATAATTCGGTTTGCCTCGGTACGGTACGGGCGCCAAATAGGGCGAGTCGGTTTCGATCAGAAACCGGTCTGCCGGTACTTTTTGGGCTACTTCCTTAATCGCCTGCGCGTTCTTAAAGGTCACAATACCTGAAAAAGAAATGTAAAAATTCAGGTCCAAGGCCTTTTGCGCGTAGTCCCAATCCTCGGTAAAACAATGGATGACGCCGCCCACCCTATCGGCATTTTGTTCCGCCAGCACTTTCAACGCATCCTGACCTGCTTCGCGGGTATGAATGATCAACGGCTTGTTCAATTGTTTAGCCGCTTCGATATGATTGCGAAAACGGCGAAATTGCCAAGCCAAATCCCCACTGCTGCGAAAATAATCCAAGCCGGTTTCGCCTATCGCAATCACCTTGTCGTTATCGGCCAGTCGCAACAATTCGTCCACCGATGGATCGCGACCCTCGGTCACATTGGGATGCACGCCTACCGATAGGGAAATGTCTTGATAGGGACTCACCAAGGCGGCCATATCGGCATAAGATTCCAAATCGATGCCGATACATAACATATGGCGAATCTGTTGCTCTCTGGCCGTTTGCATAAAAAGCGAGAAATCGTGCCGGTACGGTGCCAGATCGATACGATCCAGGTGGCAATGCGAGTCTATAAACATGGGGCAGTATGGTCTTACGTGTTGATTGCGTAAGAATTTACATGGTATGGGTGGAGCGGTCGGACTCCAAAGCGCCGGCCAAATACGTCTCGATTTTATTTCGAGCGGTGCCGTTATCCTGATCGCTGAATTGCACGCCTATGCCGGGCGCACGGTACCCTTCCGCACCGACCGGCGTTTTCCAAATAATTTTTCCGGCAATCGGCAAACGCTCGGTTTCGTCCATAAGATTCAATAGCATAAATACTTCTTCCCCCATTTCGTATTCTCGCTTGGTGGGAATGAACAAACCGCCGTTTTTGATGAAAGGCATGTACGCCGCATACAACGCGTTCTTATCCTTGATGGATAACGATAGAATACCTTGTCTCGGGCTGGATTCCGCCATAGTTTTACCGTGAAAAAAGTTGACACCAAGCAATCAATAGCTGCTCCATCAGCATTTGCTTGTTCAGTTGCGTGTACAGTTGAGAACGCATGGTTAGCAGGTCGTCATAATGCGCAAATAACCGGTTCAATTCTATCCGCTGGGCCAACGCATGCAAGGGATTTTTCAAGTCCGGATTGAGCAGCGCCCCGCTATCCAATTGGTGCGCGCACTTGACGACGTCGGACAACCAACCGGCCATCCACTGCAACAGCGTTTCCAATTCGGCCGTATCGAGTTTCTGCCATTGCTCCGCTAGAACCAAGGGGTTTTGTTTACCGTCGGCCAATTGACTCCACGCTTGAAAATACTGCCGGCGAACGGCAAGCGCATTGGACTCGGCAAATTGTTTCGCTAAAACCGGCTTATCTTGAGCCATACGCAACAAAATCCGCATATCGTCTTTTACACCTTGCTGCTCTAACCAACTTTCGGACTGGCGCTGATCCGGCACCGCGCAATTCAGCGTTTGGCAGCGACTGCGTATGGTAGCGGGCAATTGCGACGGCTTATCGGTCAACAAAATAAGACAGGTCCGTTCATTCGGCTCTTCCAGGCATTTCAAAAATGCGTTTGCCGACGCGTTGTTCAACAGGTCCGCCGGCTTGATCAACACCACCCGGTATTGCTCGAACTGCGGCGTCAATGCCAATTTAACGATCAGTTGGCGAATTTTGTCGATACCGATCGCTTTGCCGGGCTCATCGGGCTCTATTGCCAAATAGTCAGGATGGGTTTGCGCATCAGCTAATTTGCAACTGTCACAGGTGCCGCAAGCCAGATGATTTGAGCGCGGAGAGCGGCATAAAATCGCTCGGGCATAACAATCAACCAGTCGGTCAGCGCCATCGCCCGAGCCGCCCAACAACAGCAAGGCTTGCGGAATTCGACGCAACTCAATGTAATTGGCCAATTGTTGCCATTGGGCCTGATGCCACGGATATAACTCGGGAGACACCGCTCAGCCTCTAACGATCAACGCATCCAACGCAAGGCGAATTTGGCGCCTTACTTCCGCAATCGGTGCGGCCGCGTCAATAATGCGGTAGCTTTCGGGCATGGCTTGCGCTCTTTGTAAATAGGCGGCTCGCACCCGCTGGAAAAACGCCACACGCTCGCTCTCGAATCTATCCAAATGGCCTCGCTGCTGCGCTCTTTGCATACCGACCTCAACCGGTACGTCCAGCAACAAGACTAAATCCGGCCGCAATTCTTGTTGCACGGTTTGTTCCAGCCAAGCAATGTTAGCGCAATCCAAACCGCGCCCTCCGCCTTGATAAGCGTAGGTGGCATCGGTAAAACGATCGCAGACTACCCAAATCCCCTGGGCCAGTGCCGGCCGTATCACGTGGCGGATATGCTGGGCGCGAGCGGCGAACATCAGTAACAACTCGGCGTTAGGATCCAGGGTTTCGTCATGATGCCCTAATAACAACTCCCTAAGACTCTCCGCAATCGGCGTACCTCCAGGCTCTCTTGTCGCCAGAAAATCTATATGACGCTCCGCCAATAATTCTTTCAGGTATTGCAGATTGGTGGTTTTGCCGCCGCCTTCTCCACCTTCCAGCGTAATAAACCGACCCGGTTTCATCGTTGATACATGGCGACATATTTTTCATGTGCGCTGTAGGTCGATGAAAAAACGTGTTTGCCGTCGCCTTTGGCGACGAAAAATAATTCGTCCCCCTCGGCAGGATGGAGCGCCGCCTCGATAGCCGCCTTTCCGGGCATGGCGATGGGAGTAGGCGGCAAGCCTTTATTCACGTAAGTGTTATAGGGCGTCGGTTCGAGCAAGTCTTTACGGCGAATATTGCCGTGAAAATCCTCGCCCATGCCATAGATCACGGTAGGATCGGTTTGCAGCAACATTCCCATTTTCAACCGACGGCTAAATACCCCGGAAATTTTCTTGCGCTCTTCTGCCGCGGCGGCTTCCTTTTCGATGATGGAAGCCATAATCAAGGCTTGGTAAGGCGTTTCCAACGGTATGTCTTTATCGCGTTTCCTCCAGGCACCGGCCAATACCTGCTGCATCTTGGCGTGCGCTCGCTTTAACAATTCCACGTCCGAACTGTTTTTTTCGAAATAATAAGTATCCGGAAAAAACAGCCCTTCCGGATGCGGCTCGGAGAAACCGATTTTCCGCACGACCTCAGCCATGTCGGCATCGGCAGGTAATAGGTGTTGTAAATTAGGGCTGTCTTGTATGGCTTGAAACCATTGTTTGAAGGTCCAACCTTCCGGAAATGTCATTGCGTACTGTTTGGTTTTGCCGCTTTTCAACAGCGCTAGGATGTCCGCTGCCGTCGCACCTTTATCCAATACGTATTCGCCAACTTTAAGCATCCTATCCAAGTGGGTGCGGTAGGAAGACAATCGAAACCACAAGGGATCGATCATAATCCGCTGGGCGCGCAAATTTTTGATCACGTTCTCCAGCGAGTCTCCCCGGCTGATTTCCAAGGTACTCGCATTTGCAACTACAACTTTTTTGATAAATATGTGTTGGTGCATCGCCCCCCAAACCATCAGCAATCCGATAGACATCAGGGTAGTAAAGGCTACAATGCTTCTAATCATGCGCTCACCTCAGCTGCTCTTGCCGCTGCATACCAGAGCTGCACTTTCCGAGTGAGTTCGCCGCACTCGAAACCTTGCTGTTCGAGTTGCTTGATGGGCCATACGCCTATCACCGAATTCGTGACAAATAGCTCGTCCGCGTCTAGTATGCTTTCCCTGCTGTAATTATTTTCAACAACGTTAACGTTGTACCGGGCCGCGAAGTTTAGCACCATCTGACGTAAAATCCCGTTAATACCGCATGCAGCCAGGGTAGGCGTATGCAATACGCCTTGTTTTACCAGGAAAAGATTACTCATCGTGCCTTCCACCACGCGGTCTTGGTAATCAAGCATCAAACCTTCCTGAATGGCGTCGCCGGACCATTCCGCCCTAGCCATGACCTGCTCCAAGCGATTCATGTGCTTGATACCGGCCAACGCCGGATTGACGGCCAATCGCTGCCGGCAAAACCGGGCAACTATGCCATGGGCTTGGTAGGATTCGGGATAATCCGGGTAGGGATATAAGGCGAGTAGTCTAGTTGGATGAATCGGCTCCGGTTGTCGGTACCCGCGCCCGCCGCTGCCGCGGGTAACGATCAGCTTTAGCACGGAGCGGCAGCCGGATTGTTCGGCCAACGCGCAAGCCTCTTTGCTTAATAACGCCGAGTCGACTTCGGGTATCCCCAAAGTCCTACAGCCCAACGCCAAGCGCGTTAAATGCGCCTGCAAAAATAAAGGCTTGCCGTTATCTACCTCTAGGGTTTCAAATACGCCATCGCCGTATTGGAAACCTCTATCGGATACGTCGACCCTGTGCCCGCGTTCCCCGTTTAATAA containing:
- the tmk gene encoding dTMP kinase; the protein is MKPGRFITLEGGEGGGKTTNLQYLKELLAERHIDFLATREPGGTPIAESLRELLLGHHDETLDPNAELLLMFAARAQHIRHVIRPALAQGIWVVCDRFTDATYAYQGGGRGLDCANIAWLEQTVQQELRPDLVLLLDVPVEVGMQRAQQRGHLDRFESERVAFFQRVRAAYLQRAQAMPESYRIIDAAAPIAEVRRQIRLALDALIVRG
- the pabC gene encoding aminodeoxychorismate lyase; translated protein: MFLLNGERGHRVDVSDRGFQYGDGVFETLEVDNGKPLFLQAHLTRLALGCRTLGIPEVDSALLSKEACALAEQSGCRSVLKLIVTRGSGGRGYRQPEPIHPTRLLALYPYPDYPESYQAHGIVARFCRQRLAVNPALAGIKHMNRLEQVMARAEWSGDAIQEGLMLDYQDRVVEGTMSNLFLVKQGVLHTPTLAACGINGILRQMVLNFAARYNVNVVENNYSRESILDADELFVTNSVIGVWPIKQLEQQGFECGELTRKVQLWYAAARAAEVSA
- a CDS encoding PilZ domain-containing protein, with the translated sequence MAESSPRQGILSLSIKDKNALYAAYMPFIKNGGLFIPTKREYEMGEEVFMLLNLMDETERLPIAGKIIWKTPVGAEGYRAPGIGVQFSDQDNGTARNKIETYLAGALESDRSTHTM
- a CDS encoding methyltransferase, giving the protein MSIFYSPYGRFELRRLPYRKHDQLRAWDAADEYLLEFLAGDKLNQDSSIVLLNDSFGALSLALHAYSPIAISDSYLSQQATLQNCRMNGIDVEAVNLLDSLSRPSKAIDYLLVKVPKNLALLEYQLHRLRPFLQSNSQVIVAGMVKNLPAGVWKLLEGLLGPTRTSLAVKKARLIFADPDPNLVPPINPYPLAYRLEHSDWVISNHANVFSRDSLDIGTRFLLQHLPDNPEYRQLIDLGCGNGIVGMKLALLLPNATVTFVDESFMAVASARENFARAFPARHAEFKVNDALSGFIGETADCIICNPPFHQQHAIGDQIAWQMFRQAHQVLRRGGELRVIGNRHLQYHHSLKKLFGNWEQVAANPKFVIVKAFKR
- a CDS encoding TatD family hydrolase, yielding MFIDSHCHLDRIDLAPYRHDFSLFMQTAREQQIRHMLCIGIDLESYADMAALVSPYQDISLSVGVHPNVTEGRDPSVDELLRLADNDKVIAIGETGLDYFRSSGDLAWQFRRFRNHIEAAKQLNKPLIIHTREAGQDALKVLAEQNADRVGGVIHCFTEDWDYAQKALDLNFYISFSGIVTFKNAQAIKEVAQKVPADRFLIETDSPYLAPVPYRGKPNYPLYVRHVAEHIAELRGTTIEEIAELSTQNFKRLFAPH
- the holB gene encoding DNA polymerase III subunit delta', whose product is MSPELYPWHQAQWQQLANYIELRRIPQALLLLGGSGDGADRLVDCYARAILCRSPRSNHLACGTCDSCKLADAQTHPDYLAIEPDEPGKAIGIDKIRQLIVKLALTPQFEQYRVVLIKPADLLNNASANAFLKCLEEPNERTCLILLTDKPSQLPATIRSRCQTLNCAVPDQRQSESWLEQQGVKDDMRILLRMAQDKPVLAKQFAESNALAVRRQYFQAWSQLADGKQNPLVLAEQWQKLDTAELETLLQWMAGWLSDVVKCAHQLDSGALLNPDLKNPLHALAQRIELNRLFAHYDDLLTMRSQLYTQLNKQMLMEQLLIAWCQLFSR
- the mltG gene encoding endolytic transglycosylase MltG, with the protein product MIRSIVAFTTLMSIGLLMVWGAMHQHIFIKKVVVANASTLEISRGDSLENVIKNLRAQRIMIDPLWFRLSSYRTHLDRMLKVGEYVLDKGATAADILALLKSGKTKQYAMTFPEGWTFKQWFQAIQDSPNLQHLLPADADMAEVVRKIGFSEPHPEGLFFPDTYYFEKNSSDVELLKRAHAKMQQVLAGAWRKRDKDIPLETPYQALIMASIIEKEAAAAEERKKISGVFSRRLKMGMLLQTDPTVIYGMGEDFHGNIRRKDLLEPTPYNTYVNKGLPPTPIAMPGKAAIEAALHPAEGDELFFVAKGDGKHVFSSTYSAHEKYVAMYQR